A stretch of the Thermofilum adornatum genome encodes the following:
- a CDS encoding ABC transporter ATP-binding protein, with translation MTLLEIRNLKVSYNTRRGKVEALSGVSLDVEQGEVLGVVGESGSGKSTLGLAIMRLLPRYSQIEQGKIFFDGRDILKLDDEALREMRGKEVSIVFQDPYSSLNPVRKIVDHFIELFVEHGYTYEKEEIEKIASQLLEKMGVPPEKLYDYPHQLSGGQRQRVAIALGLALNPKLLIADEITTALDALVEAQIVELLKEIKKEYKTSIMFITHNMGLVAQLADRIAIMYAGKLVEVGKAREVIEKPLHPYTKALLSAVPRIGGSKALQPIPGEPPDMRKPPSGCRFHPRCPLATDLCVREIPVLRNIGDRYVACHYA, from the coding sequence GTGACCCTGCTAGAGATTAGAAACTTAAAAGTTAGCTACAACACGAGGCGAGGGAAAGTTGAAGCACTCAGCGGCGTTTCGCTCGATGTCGAGCAAGGAGAAGTCTTGGGAGTCGTTGGCGAAAGCGGCTCGGGAAAGAGTACACTGGGGCTGGCAATCATGAGACTCCTGCCCCGATACTCACAGATAGAACAGGGGAAAATATTCTTCGACGGCAGAGATATCCTAAAGCTTGATGATGAAGCACTGAGAGAGATGCGTGGAAAAGAGGTATCCATTGTTTTCCAGGATCCGTACTCTTCCCTCAACCCTGTAAGAAAAATAGTGGACCACTTCATTGAATTATTTGTAGAGCATGGCTACACCTACGAAAAAGAGGAAATAGAGAAAATAGCGTCCCAGCTTCTAGAAAAAATGGGTGTGCCACCAGAGAAATTATACGACTACCCCCACCAGCTAAGTGGGGGACAAAGACAAAGAGTAGCAATTGCTCTTGGTCTAGCTCTAAATCCAAAGCTCCTCATAGCTGACGAGATAACTACGGCGCTTGACGCACTCGTAGAGGCACAGATAGTAGAGCTCCTCAAAGAAATAAAGAAGGAATACAAGACCTCCATAATGTTTATCACACATAACATGGGCCTCGTTGCCCAGCTGGCAGACCGCATAGCTATAATGTATGCAGGGAAACTAGTTGAAGTTGGTAAGGCAAGAGAGGTCATAGAGAAACCACTGCATCCCTACACAAAAGCACTGCTCTCGGCTGTGCCGAGAATAGGCGGCTCCAAAGCTCTTCAGCCTATACCGGGGGAGCCTCCCGACATGAGGAAGCCACCCTCTGGATGCCGTTTTCACCCAAGGTGCCCCCTCGCTACAGACCTATGCGTGAGGGAAATCCCAGTTCTCAGAAACATAGGTGACAGATATGTCGCATGCCACTATGCATGA
- a CDS encoding ABC transporter ATP-binding protein, with protein MSHATMHEILRVENLKVYFPLKRTIEDIVARRQRFLKAVDNVSFNIPEGAIMALVGESGSGKTTIARTVVGLVKPTDGHVYFRDRDIFSLKGEEFKVYRRKVQMIFQDPAVSLNPRMKIGDQVKYPLDVNKIGTKEERVEKTMKVLKDVGLSPPEDFYNRYPHQLSGGQKQRVAIARALVLEPEILIADEPISNIDVSARAQILNLLQQLRDRLHLSILYITHDLSSAWAISDQVAVMYLGKIVEMAPTSEIFSNPLHPYTQALISAVPSLNGFPLARKTKLRGEIPSPVNPPSGCRLHPRCPFAMPACREKEPEIITLGRDHIVACHLYSKS; from the coding sequence ATGTCGCATGCCACTATGCATGAAATCCTTAGGGTAGAAAACCTAAAGGTATATTTCCCGCTGAAAAGAACAATCGAAGACATAGTGGCAAGGAGACAGAGATTCCTCAAGGCAGTTGACAATGTGTCTTTCAATATACCTGAAGGAGCAATAATGGCCCTTGTAGGCGAAAGCGGCTCGGGAAAAACAACCATAGCCAGAACTGTCGTCGGCCTCGTCAAACCCACAGATGGTCACGTCTATTTCAGGGACCGAGATATCTTTAGCCTAAAGGGGGAGGAATTCAAGGTATACAGAAGAAAAGTACAGATGATTTTCCAGGATCCAGCCGTAAGCCTAAACCCGAGAATGAAGATAGGGGATCAAGTCAAATACCCCCTAGACGTTAACAAAATAGGAACAAAAGAGGAGAGAGTAGAAAAGACAATGAAAGTCCTAAAGGATGTAGGTTTATCCCCGCCAGAAGACTTCTACAACAGGTATCCACACCAGTTGAGCGGTGGACAGAAGCAGAGAGTAGCCATTGCAAGGGCACTAGTCCTAGAACCAGAGATCCTAATAGCAGACGAGCCAATCTCAAACATAGACGTCTCCGCTAGAGCCCAGATCCTAAACTTGTTGCAACAGCTAAGAGACAGGCTTCACCTGTCTATTCTATATATTACACACGACCTCTCCTCTGCATGGGCCATCTCAGACCAGGTAGCAGTAATGTACCTTGGCAAAATCGTGGAAATGGCACCTACTTCAGAGATTTTCAGTAATCCTCTACACCCGTATACTCAAGCCTTAATCTCGGCGGTCCCCTCACTGAATGGCTTCCCCCTGGCTAGGAAAACAAAACTAAGGGGAGAGATCCCGAGCCCAGTAAACCCGCCTAGTGGTTGCAGGCTTCATCCAAGGTGCCCCTTCGCCATGCCTGCTTGTAGGGAAAAAGAACCTGAAATTATAACTTTAGGAAGGGATCATATTGTGGCATGCCACCTTTACTCGAAAAGCTAG